Proteins from a single region of Paenibacillus sp. BIHB 4019:
- the rph gene encoding ribonuclease PH: MRTDGRQTNELRPVTITAGVNKYAEGSVLIEVGETKVICTASVEERVPPFMKNQGKGWITAEYSMLPRATHSRNHREAAKGKLTGRTMEIQRLIGRALRSVVDLQALGERTITLDCDVIQADGGTRTTSITGSFLALCLAVNKLSTNVTFTKYPITDYLASVSVGVIQDQPMLDLAYDEDSKAKVDMNVVMTGSGQFVELQGTGEDAPFSRKELNELLELAEGGIAELIAKQREVLGEAAGLIGGGAEK; this comes from the coding sequence ATGAGAACAGATGGGCGTCAAACCAATGAGCTGCGACCGGTTACCATTACGGCGGGCGTAAATAAATATGCGGAAGGATCCGTCCTAATTGAGGTCGGAGAAACGAAGGTCATTTGTACAGCAAGCGTGGAGGAGCGTGTGCCTCCTTTTATGAAAAATCAGGGCAAAGGCTGGATTACAGCGGAATATTCGATGCTGCCCAGAGCAACCCATTCGCGCAATCATCGGGAGGCGGCTAAGGGCAAGCTGACGGGCCGTACGATGGAAATCCAACGTCTCATTGGCAGAGCTTTGCGGTCTGTCGTAGATTTGCAGGCGCTTGGAGAAAGAACGATTACGCTCGATTGCGATGTCATTCAAGCGGATGGAGGCACGCGCACAACCTCGATCACTGGCTCTTTTCTCGCGCTTTGTCTGGCAGTGAACAAGCTGTCGACGAACGTCACCTTTACGAAATATCCGATTACAGATTATTTGGCTTCGGTGAGCGTAGGCGTTATTCAAGATCAGCCGATGCTGGACCTTGCTTATGACGAGGACTCTAAGGCCAAGGTGGACATGAACGTCGTGATGACGGGAAGCGGCCAATTTGTGGAGCTTCAAGGTACAGGCGAGGACGCGCCATTTTCCCGCAAGGAGCTGAATGAGCTTCTGGAACTGGCGGAGGGCGGCATTGCTGAGCTGATTGCAAAGCAGCGCGAGGTGCTTGGGGAAGCAGCAGGGCTGATCGGAGGAGGAGCAGAGAAATGA
- a CDS encoding GerMN domain-containing protein — MVQTKWIRLAAISGVMVVPLLSAGCGLFSTETSKEIDPPQTESTNVIDGTNTGQTSSVNPQGEETQLTVYLEDKNGYLAPISLRTTLGGKEAAGQKALEMMVDGGAYESQLPEDFQAVIPQGTQIKSYHVDPQLKMATVEFSAPFADYTATKEREIVEAITWTLTAMTGIEKVELWYEGSKLSEMPVDGFPLDRPLTRSVGINLETADGVSSAYSTPVTLYFSSQTSNEEQYYVPVTRLIARPESTVKAAVEELIAGPLNRKQLNGVMTNDVQVTSIEQKDDTVTVDLQDTAYESGQNAPAEMLQAVVLSVTENTGAAKVQIRLNGEANVVDDQNTSYNEPVGRPHHVNAMKS, encoded by the coding sequence ATGGTTCAAACGAAATGGATTCGCCTTGCCGCGATAAGCGGTGTTATGGTTGTGCCTCTGCTGAGCGCAGGGTGCGGGCTGTTCTCAACGGAGACAAGCAAGGAGATTGACCCGCCTCAGACGGAATCAACCAACGTCATTGACGGTACGAATACAGGACAGACAAGCAGCGTAAATCCACAGGGAGAAGAAACGCAGTTGACCGTATACTTAGAGGACAAAAATGGATACCTTGCACCAATCTCGCTGCGTACGACGCTTGGCGGCAAAGAAGCGGCCGGGCAGAAGGCGCTGGAAATGATGGTCGATGGCGGCGCTTATGAAAGCCAGCTTCCGGAAGATTTTCAGGCTGTGATTCCACAAGGTACTCAAATTAAATCCTACCATGTGGATCCGCAGTTGAAGATGGCTACAGTAGAGTTTTCCGCTCCTTTTGCAGATTATACGGCAACGAAAGAACGGGAAATCGTTGAAGCCATTACGTGGACGCTGACGGCGATGACCGGAATTGAAAAGGTGGAGCTATGGTACGAGGGCAGCAAGCTGAGTGAAATGCCGGTTGATGGTTTCCCGCTGGACCGTCCGCTTACTCGCTCAGTCGGCATCAACCTGGAAACAGCAGATGGCGTCAGCTCGGCTTACTCAACGCCAGTTACGCTGTATTTCTCCTCCCAAACATCCAATGAAGAGCAATATTATGTTCCCGTTACAAGGCTAATCGCAAGGCCCGAGTCGACGGTGAAGGCAGCGGTGGAGGAACTGATTGCCGGCCCGCTTAACCGCAAGCAGCTGAATGGCGTCATGACCAATGATGTTCAGGTTACAAGTATTGAGCAGAAGGATGATACTGTAACGGTGGATCTTCAAGATACCGCCTATGAGAGCGGCCAAAATGCTCCTGCTGAAATGCTGCAGGCCGTCGTCTTATCTGTGACAGAAAATACAGGAGCAGCGAAAGTTCAAATCCGGTTGAACGGTGAAGCGAACGTTGTAGATGATCAGAATACTTCTTACAACGAGCCAGTCGGCAGACCGCATCATGTGAATGCGATGAAATCATAA
- the rdgB gene encoding RdgB/HAM1 family non-canonical purine NTP pyrophosphatase, producing MELSSEIILIATKNEGKVQEFAHAFAKLGKRVVSLNEYPEFADIVEDGDTFSANARIKAKAAGDAFQVPVLADDSGLSVAALAGAPGVYSARYSGEGATDSSNNAKLLAELNRLALPEAAEALEDGTKLLSRAQFVCVLALYDPATGEFMEAEGTVDGFIMDKPRGDGGFGYDPLFWLPTLNRGMAQLSKEEKQQISHRGNALKELLPKLV from the coding sequence ATGGAGCTAAGCAGCGAGATCATTCTGATTGCTACGAAAAACGAGGGCAAGGTCCAGGAATTTGCCCACGCATTCGCGAAGCTTGGCAAGCGCGTAGTCAGCCTGAACGAATACCCAGAGTTTGCGGATATTGTGGAGGATGGCGATACATTCTCGGCAAATGCGCGAATTAAAGCGAAGGCGGCGGGCGATGCCTTCCAGGTGCCAGTTCTCGCCGATGATTCCGGCTTGAGCGTAGCAGCGCTTGCCGGTGCTCCAGGCGTATATTCAGCCAGATATTCTGGCGAAGGAGCTACGGACAGCTCGAATAATGCGAAGCTGCTAGCGGAGCTGAACCGCTTGGCGTTGCCTGAAGCGGCGGAGGCACTGGAGGATGGCACGAAGCTGCTGAGCCGTGCGCAGTTTGTATGCGTGCTGGCGCTGTACGATCCAGCGACGGGCGAGTTTATGGAAGCCGAAGGAACCGTTGACGGCTTTATTATGGACAAGCCGCGCGGGGATGGCGGCTTCGGCTACGATCCATTGTTTTGGCTGCCAACGCTTAATCGCGGCATGGCGCAGCTGTCCAAGGAAGAGAAGCAGCAGATCAGCCATCGCGGCAATGCGCTTAAGGAGCTTTTGCCGAAGCTGGTCTAG